The Petrocella atlantisensis genome has a window encoding:
- a CDS encoding DUF5702 domain-containing protein produces the protein MKRKQGGISIFLAIVFLTLVAFSCSIVEITRYQIARIQAERALLSATQSVLGGYDHILKNEYGIFARDTYYSDLNYIDGHDISPDENPDENHSPMANDLKYYLEGNIHNDPNRLEKSLLDEFGSLKHPSPYKLIPLELEDLKVVGGSQLISHEGLDYVKNDMVAFMEFRAPLLLLEPFLEKVMVVEKLGKTTTFVQAKDNIVKETSSIEEAYLNLYRWIEGIDINPSSGVITVVDDNFVKIILPKVKVQKPEISVIQVEAINTNLEKKVINIGRLVSSVDEVNSQFISSIIELKRSQDKQAELENRQDKVRDQIRSLRDKLRSEENPDRATSIKKEISSKQKRVKEIGKQIKEVEELKEKQVAELTTLFETLDEKMKHFSGLTIGANSVLEMNRKARDEIEWIKDKGESLEQKIDGFVNKETKNQENYIVRTFDHAIDELEAIKTSYGANMRKDNFDTLGNLSYMHERLVDNIQLLEKQKPIIEKVVEDYPAMIAGCFEEAGFSKQELMILNKGQVYGPLKVGMDHYGTKTMGYATMKKDIQSVCDLVSTYYRKDLFFDYSDYGLNGQVTINGTSVDGKGFYDNVKSNVAGLDVQNLFDEVLPVEYAFDNTLPSALALFDEDITNTEDKRSDETELTALDGKLFSNLTQIGTEFIDLLLLNEYAIGMFTSMTGKYGVDKEDQEALTLSGYKKNDHVLDSELEYIITGKTNQLEAVTSISTKIVGMRIALNTIHLVTDPSKRTIIMNLANAVAGWWSLGIGALAIALIIGLLWATAESLVDLVMLLQGQKVPLLKTKTTWFLGPENLTSKVIERGGEIAIQKTQDTLMGLQEKTQKWVIGLKDHLSEEVNGLLEEQIQTMHMEGVGMADAMAQSYEDDLYRKMDGILLSYNEGTALNVSDYPRTDSRYEILEMFKQDVASATHNKEITQSLLSEIKRDLQASYSLRIEKHKTQIIADASEITNQGFDQLEHAVNQQIEVLAKKGEQISADFILEQTERINKGTKSKLLDKSQTVDPSIKGEQLTEFIPTASYEDYLRLFMLMDWKRLDERVLRMLDVIEINMKKGRENASWALADYVFGLESRVTFKVRYGFINIMPGFQERKRRFKGYHRFVIEVGNGYE, from the coding sequence TTGAAGCGTAAACAAGGGGGCATATCCATATTTTTAGCCATTGTATTTCTTACATTGGTGGCTTTTTCATGTTCCATAGTAGAGATAACAAGATATCAGATTGCTAGAATACAGGCAGAAAGGGCATTGCTGTCTGCTACCCAATCTGTTCTTGGCGGCTATGATCATATTCTTAAAAATGAGTATGGTATTTTTGCCAGAGATACGTATTACAGTGACTTAAACTATATAGACGGGCATGATATAAGCCCAGATGAAAATCCAGATGAAAACCATAGTCCAATGGCCAATGATTTGAAATATTACCTTGAAGGTAATATTCACAATGACCCGAATCGTTTAGAGAAAAGTCTTTTGGATGAATTTGGTTCACTCAAACACCCATCACCTTATAAATTAATCCCTTTGGAACTTGAGGACTTAAAGGTTGTAGGCGGTAGTCAGCTGATTAGCCACGAGGGGCTTGATTATGTCAAAAATGATATGGTGGCTTTTATGGAATTCAGAGCACCTTTACTATTATTGGAGCCATTTCTAGAGAAGGTCATGGTCGTAGAAAAATTAGGAAAGACCACTACATTTGTTCAGGCAAAGGATAATATTGTTAAGGAAACCAGTAGTATAGAAGAAGCCTATCTCAATCTCTATAGATGGATTGAAGGTATTGACATAAATCCATCCTCAGGAGTGATAACGGTGGTTGATGACAATTTTGTCAAAATCATCTTACCGAAAGTCAAGGTACAAAAACCGGAGATATCGGTTATACAGGTGGAGGCAATAAATACAAATCTAGAAAAAAAAGTGATTAATATAGGTAGACTTGTCTCATCCGTTGATGAAGTTAATAGCCAGTTCATATCAAGCATTATTGAACTGAAACGCTCTCAAGATAAGCAGGCTGAATTGGAAAATCGACAGGATAAGGTAAGGGATCAGATTCGGTCACTTAGAGATAAACTAAGATCAGAAGAAAATCCGGACCGTGCCACTTCCATCAAAAAAGAAATCAGTAGTAAGCAAAAAAGAGTTAAAGAAATAGGAAAACAGATCAAAGAGGTAGAGGAACTTAAGGAAAAACAAGTAGCAGAATTAACAACTCTATTTGAGACTCTGGATGAAAAAATGAAACATTTTAGTGGGTTAACCATTGGTGCGAATAGTGTACTTGAGATGAACAGAAAGGCTCGAGATGAGATTGAGTGGATTAAAGATAAAGGTGAAAGCCTGGAACAGAAGATTGATGGTTTTGTAAACAAGGAAACAAAAAATCAGGAAAACTATATTGTAAGAACTTTTGATCATGCTATAGATGAGCTTGAAGCCATCAAAACATCCTACGGGGCCAATATGCGCAAAGACAATTTTGACACATTGGGGAATCTTTCTTATATGCATGAACGTCTTGTGGATAACATTCAATTATTAGAAAAGCAAAAACCCATCATAGAAAAAGTTGTTGAGGATTACCCGGCTATGATAGCCGGATGTTTTGAAGAGGCCGGTTTTTCCAAACAAGAACTGATGATTCTAAATAAAGGTCAGGTATATGGTCCCCTTAAAGTCGGTATGGACCATTATGGAACCAAGACAATGGGTTATGCCACTATGAAAAAAGATATTCAGAGTGTTTGTGATTTGGTAAGTACCTATTATCGTAAAGATTTGTTCTTTGACTATTCAGACTATGGGTTAAATGGTCAAGTGACCATCAATGGAACATCTGTAGATGGCAAGGGTTTTTATGATAATGTGAAAAGCAATGTTGCAGGCCTTGATGTTCAAAACCTATTTGATGAGGTATTACCGGTGGAGTATGCCTTTGATAACACCTTACCTTCTGCCCTAGCGCTTTTTGATGAAGATATAACAAATACAGAGGACAAAAGGTCTGATGAAACCGAGCTCACAGCACTAGATGGAAAGCTTTTTTCTAATCTCACTCAGATTGGAACAGAATTTATAGACCTTTTATTGTTGAATGAATATGCCATTGGCATGTTTACTTCTATGACGGGGAAGTACGGCGTTGACAAAGAAGACCAAGAAGCCTTAACCTTGTCCGGATATAAGAAAAATGATCATGTCCTAGACTCAGAGCTTGAGTACATCATAACAGGAAAAACAAACCAACTAGAAGCGGTTACATCCATATCCACAAAAATAGTAGGTATGAGAATTGCTTTAAACACCATTCACTTGGTAACAGACCCTTCGAAAAGAACCATAATCATGAACCTTGCCAATGCAGTTGCCGGTTGGTGGAGCTTAGGTATAGGCGCTTTAGCCATAGCCCTGATTATTGGATTGCTATGGGCTACTGCGGAAAGCTTGGTGGATTTAGTGATGCTTTTGCAAGGTCAAAAAGTACCGCTACTAAAAACCAAGACAACGTGGTTCTTAGGTCCGGAAAATCTAACTTCAAAAGTCATAGAACGTGGTGGTGAGATAGCCATACAAAAAACACAGGATACTTTAATGGGTCTTCAGGAAAAAACGCAGAAATGGGTCATCGGACTTAAAGATCATCTTAGTGAGGAGGTTAACGGTTTATTAGAGGAACAGATTCAGACTATGCATATGGAAGGCGTTGGGATGGCCGATGCCATGGCACAAAGCTATGAAGATGATTTGTATAGAAAAATGGACGGTATATTATTATCCTACAATGAAGGTACAGCCTTAAATGTATCAGATTATCCAAGAACAGATAGCCGCTATGAAATACTGGAGATGTTCAAACAAGATGTAGCATCAGCCACGCATAACAAGGAAATCACCCAGTCATTATTGTCTGAAATCAAGCGAGATTTACAAGCTTCTTATAGCTTGAGAATTGAAAAACATAAAACACAAATTATAGCGGATGCATCAGAGATTACGAATCAGGGGTTTGACCAATTAGAGCATGCTGTTAACCAACAGATTGAAGTGCTAGCGAAAAAAGGTGAACAAATTTCTGCCGATTTTATCCTTGAACAGACCGAGCGTATTAATAAAGGTACAAAAAGTAAGTTACTGGATAAAAGCCAGACGGTAGATCCAAGTATTAAAGGTGAACAATTGACCGAATTTATTCCGACAGCCAGCTACGAAGACTACTTAAGACTCTTTATGCTGATGGATTGGAAGCGGCTGGATGAACGTGTTCTACGTATGCTAGATGTGATAGAGATTAATATGAAAAAGGGAAGAGAAAATGCATCATGGGCATTAGCGGACTATGTGTTTGGACTTGAGAGTAGGGTGACTTTTAAAGTCAGATATGGATTCATTAATATTATGCCGGGCTTTCAAGAAAGAAAGCGTCGCTTTAAAGGTTACCATAGGTTTGTTATAGAAGTGGGCAATGGTTATGAATAG